Genomic DNA from Rhodothermales bacterium:
AGCCTTCGTCGAGGAGGAGGATAACTTCGATGACGCCGGGCTCAAGCAGCTTCGCCGCTACGCCGACGAGCAGCTGAAGAAGGACATCGAGTCGACCGCCGGCGTCGCCGCCGTCAAGGTCAGCGGCGGCCTCGAGGATGAGGTTCAGGTGCTGCTCGACCAGAAAAAACTGTCGCAGTTGAACCTGACCGTCAGCCAGGTCGCGCAGGTGCTCCGCTCGGAAAACGTCAACCTCTCGGGCGGCCGGCTGGAAGAAGGCATCCAGGAGTATCTGGTGCGGACGGTCAACGAGTTTGGCAGCGTCTCCGAGATCGGCGACGTCATCGTGGCCGAAGGCGGCCTTACCCCGGTGTACCTGCGGGACATCGCGTCGGTGCAGCTCGGCTACAAGGAGCGCGAGGCGATCACGCGCATCAACGGCCGCGAGGCCGTCGAGGTCGCCATCTACAAGGAAGGCGACGCCAACACCGTCGATGTGGCGCGCAACGTCGAACGCCGGCTTGAGCAGATCAAGGCCTCGCTGCCGGCGAACATGACGATGGAGAAGGTCTACGACCAGTCGACCTTCATCGAAAACGCCGTCAACGAAGTGGTCAACGCCGGCATCGTCGGCGGCATCCTGGCCATCCTGATCCTCTACCTCTTCCTGCGCGACTTCCGGACCACGCTGATCATTTCGATCTCGATCCCCGTCTCCGTCATCGCGACGTTCAACATGATGTACGGCTTCGACCTGACGCTGAACATCATGTCGCTCGGAGGGCTGGCGCTCGGCATCGGTCTGCTGGTGGACAACTCCATCGTCGTGCTGGAAAACATCGCGCGCCACCGCGAGCTGGGCGCCAGCACGATGGAAGCGGCGCGCCTCGGGGCCCGGGAAGTGACCCAGGCCGTCGTCGCCTCGACGCTCACCACCATCGCCGTGTTTTTCCCGCTCGTTTTTGTGCAGGGCATCGCCGGCCAGCTCTTCCGCGACCAGGCGCTCACGGTGACCTTCAGCCTCCTCGCCTCACTGATCGTGGCGATCACGCTGATCCCCATGATGGCCTCGCTCCGCAAGGACGGTCCGGTCGCTCCGCCCGAGGCCCCGCCGCTCAAGACGCCGCGCACCGCGTTCGGCCGGGCCATGCAAGCGACGCGCATCGCCGTGTTTCGCCGCTTCCCGAACGCCGTCGCCTACGGCATCTACAAAACCGCCTCCTTCATCGGGCGAGGCATGCGTCTGGCGTTTACGCCGCTCGTGTCCCTGTTCAACGGCGGCTACAACTTCCTGGCGGACCGGTATCAGCCGGTCCTTCGCTGGTCGCTCGGCCATCGCGGCGCCGTGCTCGGACTGGCTGTGCTGGCCTTCGCCGGCTCGCTGCTGCTCGTGCCGCAGCTGGGCGTCGAACTCATCCCGCAGCTGACGCAGGGCGAGTTCAACGTCTCGTTCCGACTCGCTCCGGGCACCCCGCTCGAGCAAACCGACCAGGTGTTGCGGCGCATGCAGCTGGCCGCCGTGGATGTCCCGGCGATCTCTTCGTCCTTCGCCGTCGCCGGTACGGGCAACCGGATGGACGCCAACCCCGATCAGGGCGGCGAAAACTGGGGCGAGGTGCATGTGGCGCTGGATCCTGCCGCCGGCCCCGGCGGCGAGGCCACGGCGATGGAGACGCTCCGCGGCGCGCTACGCAACGAACCCGGCATCCAGTACGAATTCAGCTATCCGACCCTCTTCACGTTCGACACCCCGATCGAAATCGAGGTCTCCGGCTACGAGCTCGAACGGCTCAAGGAAGTCTCGCAGGCCATCGCCGCCGGCATGGGCGCGTCCGACCGCTTCGCCGACGTCAAGTCGACCATGGAGCGGGGCAACCCGGAGGTGCAGATCTTCTTCGACCGCGAGCGCGCCGCCGCGCTCGGTCTCCCTGTCCACGAACTCGCGCGCCGGGTCGTCGGCAGCGTACGCGGCGACATCGCGACCCGGTACTCGTGGCGCGATCGCAAGATCGACGTGCTCGTGCGCGTCCAGGAGCGCGACCGGCAGGACATCGACCGGATCCGCGAACTGATCATCAACCCCGAGAGCGCGCGCCCCATTCCCCTCTCCGCGGTGGCGGACGTCGTCATCAACACCGGCCCGGGGGAGATACGGCGCATCGGGCAGGAACGCGTCGCCATCGTGAGCGCGAACCTCAACTACGGCGACCTCGGCGCCGCGGCGGAGGAGCTGAACGCGATCATCGACGGCACCCCGATCCCGACGGGCATCGGCGTGCGGCTGAGCGGCCAGAGTGAGGAGATGGACCGCAGCTTTCAGTCGCTCCTGCTCGCCCTCCTGCTGGCCGTCTTCCTCGTCTACCTGATCATGGCCTCGCAGTTCGAGTCGCTGCTGCATCCCTTCGTCATCTTCTTCAGCATCCCGCTGGCCCTGATCGGCGCGATCGTGTCGCTGTGGATCACGAATTCCACGATCAGCGTCGTCGTGTTCATCGGGTTGATCCTGCTCGCCGGCATCGTGGTCAACAACGCCATCGTGCTCGTCGACCTCATCAACCAGCTGCGCGCCCAGGGCGCCGGCAAGGTGGATGCGATCCTCGAAGCCGGCAAGATGCGGCTGCGACCGATCCTCATGACGACCCTCACGACGACCCTCGGCCTGCTCCCGCTCGCGCTGGGCTTTGGCGAGGGCGCCGAGATCCGCGCCCCGATGGCCATCACCGTCATCGGCGGCCTGTCGGTGTCGACGCTGCTGACCCTGGTCGTCATTCCCGTGATGTACACCCTGCTCGACCGGCGCCCCGACGCCCCGCCGGCCGCCGACGCTTCGATGGAGACCGCACCATGAGCATGACCGACCTCTCCATCCGCCGTCCGGTCACGGTGCTGATGACGTTTCTCTCCCTGATCGTCGTGGGGCTGATCGCGGCGCGGCTGCTGCCGCTCGAATATTTCCCGTCGATCGACTTCCCCGGCGTCTTCGTGCAGATCCCCTACCGCGGGTCGACGCCCGAGGAAGTCGAGAAGCAGATCACCCGGCCGGCGGAAGAAGTGCTCGCCACGATCAGCGGCCTCAAGCTGATGAGCACCACGTCGGACGAGAGCGGGGCGCAGATTTTCCTGCGCTTCGACTGGGGCGAGGAAACCACGCTGAAGGCGCTCGAAGTCCGCGAAAAAATCGACGGCATCCAGAAGCAATGGCCGTCGGATGTGGAGCGGTACTTCACGTTCCAGTTCTCGACGAACGACATGCCCGTGCTCATGATGCGCATCTCGTCGGAGCGCGATCTGTCGGGCGCGTATGAGCTGCTGAACCGG
This window encodes:
- a CDS encoding efflux RND transporter permease subunit, coding for MSIIDLSIRRRVTIAMFTLAVLLFGTVSLSRLSLNLLPDLTFPTLTVRTTYEGAAPAEIENLISKPIEEALGVVKNLVKLESISRTGQSDVVLEFAWGADIDVARMEVREKLDALQLPLEAERPVLLRFDPSLDPIMRFGLFKTSDAALVADAGETPVAFVEEEDNFDDAGLKQLRRYADEQLKKDIESTAGVAAVKVSGGLEDEVQVLLDQKKLSQLNLTVSQVAQVLRSENVNLSGGRLEEGIQEYLVRTVNEFGSVSEIGDVIVAEGGLTPVYLRDIASVQLGYKEREAITRINGREAVEVAIYKEGDANTVDVARNVERRLEQIKASLPANMTMEKVYDQSTFIENAVNEVVNAGIVGGILAILILYLFLRDFRTTLIISISIPVSVIATFNMMYGFDLTLNIMSLGGLALGIGLLVDNSIVVLENIARHRELGASTMEAARLGAREVTQAVVASTLTTIAVFFPLVFVQGIAGQLFRDQALTVTFSLLASLIVAITLIPMMASLRKDGPVAPPEAPPLKTPRTAFGRAMQATRIAVFRRFPNAVAYGIYKTASFIGRGMRLAFTPLVSLFNGGYNFLADRYQPVLRWSLGHRGAVLGLAVLAFAGSLLLVPQLGVELIPQLTQGEFNVSFRLAPGTPLEQTDQVLRRMQLAAVDVPAISSSFAVAGTGNRMDANPDQGGENWGEVHVALDPAAGPGGEATAMETLRGALRNEPGIQYEFSYPTLFTFDTPIEIEVSGYELERLKEVSQAIAAGMGASDRFADVKSTMERGNPEVQIFFDRERAAALGLPVHELARRVVGSVRGDIATRYSWRDRKIDVLVRVQERDRQDIDRIRELIINPESARPIPLSAVADVVINTGPGEIRRIGQERVAIVSANLNYGDLGAAAEELNAIIDGTPIPTGIGVRLSGQSEEMDRSFQSLLLALLLAVFLVYLIMASQFESLLHPFVIFFSIPLALIGAIVSLWITNSTISVVVFIGLILLAGIVVNNAIVLVDLINQLRAQGAGKVDAILEAGKMRLRPILMTTLTTTLGLLPLALGFGEGAEIRAPMAITVIGGLSVSTLLTLVVIPVMYTLLDRRPDAPPAADASMETAP